A genomic segment from Cutaneotrichosporon cavernicola HIS019 DNA, chromosome: 7b encodes:
- the MGM101 gene encoding uncharacterized protein (mitochondrial genome maintenance protein), translating into MIRIARLSTSARSSAAAAAVATSPRAALAAARRAPRASASTSAPASPLAASQPGTVTSTVTSAAPPAVKRVRATRARVAPVPAPDPELDAEPDIDFLPTQGIQDYAALQPPSSPAPRRVSPTRAPSVGPMPTASPPLTSLPGAGYEPLPSIPQGGSSASVATLDAAAPGTAPWSPSHPGQLGAKTLEDGYVFRIPGEAVEDWTTSFRGLSAAPFPKDVAEALLRPLKAEDVEMKPDGLLYLPEIKYRRTLNQAFGPGGWGLAPRGETHIGPRIVSREWGLVCLGRLVAIARGEQEYFDPSGIPTATEACKSNALMRCCKDLGIASELWDPRFIREFKAKHCVEAMVEHVTQKKKRKLWRRKDQKFEYPYKEISVVAK; encoded by the exons ATGATCCGCATCGCCCGCCTCTCAACGTCGGCACGCTCATCTGCCGCAGCTGCAGCCGtcgcgacgtcgccgcgcgcagccctcgccgcagcccgtcgcgcacctcgtGCAAGCGCGTCGACTTCGGCCCCAGCCTCCCCTCTTGCGGCTTCCCAGCCCGGCACCGTCACCTCTACCGTGACCTCTGCCGCTCCCCCCGCAGTCAAGCGCGTACGCGCCACCCGTGCTCGTGTTGCTCCCGTTCCCGCCCCAGACCCCGAACTCGACGCCGAACCCGATATCGacttcctccccacccaGGGCATCCAGGACTATGCGGCTCTGCAGCCTCCTTCGTCccccgctcctcgccgtgtCTCCCCAACGCGTGCCCCATCTGTTGGGCCAATGCCAACCGCAAGTCCACCACTCACATCCCTCCCTGGGGCAGGCTACGAGCCTCTTCCAAGTATTCCACAAGGTGGTTCGTCTGCTTCCGTTGCGACTCTTGACGCAGCCGCGCCCGGCACAGCCCCGTGGTCACCCTCCCATCCAGGCCAACTGGGCGCCAAAACCCTCGAGGACGGATACGTCTTTCGTATCCCTGGAGAGGCGGTTGAGGACTGGACGACTAGCTTTAGGGGGTTGAGTGCGGCGCCGTTTCCCAAGGACGTTGCGGAGGCGTTGCTCAGGCCGCTgaaggccgaggatgtGGAGATGAAGCCTG ACGGTCTCCTCTACCTGCCGGAGATCAAGTACCGGCGCACGCTCAACCAGGCCTTTGGACCCGGTGGATGGGGCCTGGCTCCCCGCGGCGAGACGCACATCGGTCCCCGTATTGTCAGCCGCGAGTGGGGTCTGGTTTGTCTTGGCCG CCTTGTCGCGATTGCCCGCGGAGAACAGGAATACTTTGACCCGTCAGGCATCCCAACCGCGACCGAGGCGTGCAAGTCAAATGCCTTGATGCGGTGTTGCAAGGACCTCGGTATCGCGTCCGAGCTCTG ggACCCTCGCTTCATTCGCGAATTCAAAGCCAAGCACTgcgtcgaggccatggTAGAGCATGTGAcgcagaagaagaagcgcaagctctGGCGTCGGAAGGATCAAAAGTTCGAGTACCCGTACAAGGAGATCAGCGTTGTGGCCAAGTAA
- the CDC24 gene encoding uncharacterized protein (Pleckstrin homology domain), which translates to MPSNPQNTLALKTAALSSTKTLFQMASSLRKRLRNLDDFAPFLEQPEGQSLDVVAHMLHVLRLGSSLCHVYNALIPAFTSPSSPLYADLPAPPQLEYEFPNFIESPHGVRNWAKKPENAKVCQRYIYAFCTQMKQRKDEGRWYGDSWAIHELWGRTKGDESECENYDTTGLMKVFQTVEAMLDHLPDSAMSPVSPTPTTPFGSSQSISAVISPMTTMSGHQTRLSYPDGSYASINSSGTLVNINHSSGGMDDPQSKSASVEHLHMPANDLTADKTSNTAFKTVQELVNSERSYVQEIEILERYSVEILNADLVSPETVYSIFSNLRQILDFQRKFLIKLETEFEPIDEMGPEAWTEGRWGRPFVDMEKEFAVYGPYCANFMDAQNVVQSIHAHLMMGMDLPEGRRPCLNPATELQAFMIKPIQRITKYGLLLDAIQREAVKHDYRFLSELQDGIEAVKRVTIDIDETTAYKTKQATVRDLVARVDDWKGHDYERFGDLHLDGEFTVTKNDTPRDYHVFLFEKMMLCCKEVMPDKKSKSGKNNNMLRKDKTASKGQPPPKPKLSLKGRIFVSNITDARLLPAGVDEPFAPPKVRIMWSVPTTRNNNEEYVVEDAFIMTGRSEDQVKKWAEKIVELSAKARQDQSTQEYMRAHRSHMRTDSHSRLSDSQRTFWSSGFAPTTPGTEHATFFAPQTPAHPGYNTLHDEDEDNDEHRSSQQDSLNGLAIYGVPGVPFPSANRRAQSQQSIPPAAQAELRMRAMTEDQNGPSMTQWRQHAPPVPHLPSGSVASDASWGHSAGQSYRRQPSQSGGDDVYGAPNAYGRYDQYPGRGPRPPLVNMPQPLRNRSTSSPNVYQPNEAPLPPLPHSAALNGKWTGANGTPYPTGSSSSSSTGLASAPPGGTAMFNRRMSVGKRSSQESETTETSETSSGSPRTPYTNERPGEPRGATPVSRQNSQDAPSLVYIKVRSGDANFVISMPSDSSFGTLREKVVKKLRLCSGRHSSDGVDKLIKIKWLDSDGDEIAIKTDSDVQVMLMESTEGQIQLVAF; encoded by the exons ATGCCGTCCAACCC CCAGAAcaccctcgccctcaagacggcggcgctgtcgtcgacgaaGACATTGTTCCAGATGGCTTCGAGCCTGAGGAAGCGTTTGCGTAACCTTGACGACTTTGCCCCCTTCCTTG AACAACCAGAGGGCCAGTctctcgacgtcgtcgcgcacaTGCTGCacgtcctccgcctcggaTCGTCGCTTTGCCACGTCTACAATGCCCTCATTCCCGCCTTCacatcaccatcatcacCCCTCTATGCCGAcctccccgccccacccCAGCTCGAGTACGAGTTCCCCAACTTTATCGAGTCTCCACACGGCGTCCGCAACTGGGCAAAGAAGCCAGAAAACGCAAAGGTGTGCCAACGGTACATCTACGCGTTCTGCACCCAGATGAAGCAGCGCAAGGACGAGGGCCGATGGTACGGTGACTCATGGGCCATTCATGAGCTTTGGGGACGAACAAAaggcgacgagagcgagtgCGAGAACTATGACACGACTGGTCTCATGAAGGTCTTCCAGACCGTCGAGGCCATGCTCGACCACCTCCCAGACTCGGCCATGTCGCCAGTGTCTcccacacccaccaccccgtTTGGCTCGTCCCAGTCAATCTCCGCTGTCATATCACCCATGACCACAATGAGCGGACACCAGACTCGACTCTCGTACCCCGACGGCAGCTATGCCTCCATCAACAGCAGTGGCACGTTGGTTAACATCAACCACAGTTCCGGAGGCATGGACGATCCGCAGTCCAAGTCGGCATCGGTCGAGCATCTGCACATGCCAGCGAACGACTTGACTGCGGACAAGACGTCCAACACAGCGTTCAAGACGGTccaggagctcgtcaactCTGAACGTTCCTACGTCCAGGAGATTGAGATCCTCGAGCGCTACTCGGTCGAGAtcctcaacgccgaccTTGTATCCCCAGAAACGGTCTACTCGATCTTCTCAAACCTCCGCCAGATTCTCGATTTCCAGCGCAAGTTCCTCATCAAGTTGGAAACAGAGTTTGAGCCAATCGACGAGATGGGCCCAGAGGCCTGGACCGAGGGGCGATGGGGTCGTCCATTCGTCGACATGGAGAAGGAGTTTGCTGTGTACGGACCATACTGCGCCAACTTTATGGACGCCCAAAACGTCGTCCAGAGCATTCACGCGCACCTGATGATGGGCATGGATCTCCCAGAAGGGCGGCGTCCTTGCCTCAACCCTGCGACCGAACTGCAGGCGTTCATGATCAAGCCCATCCAGCGCATCACCAAGTACGGGCTGCTCCTGGATGCGATCCAGCGCGAGGCAGTCAAGCACGACTACCGCTTCCTCTCTGAGCTCCAAGACGGTatcgaggccgtcaagcgTGTCACCATCGACATTGACGAGACGACAGCGTACAAGACCAAACAGGCCACTGTCCGCGACCTtgttgcgcgcgtcgatgaTTGGAAGGGCCACGATTACGAGCGCTTCGGCGACTTACACCTCGACGGAGAGTTCACCGTCACCAAGAACGACACGCCAAGAGACTACCATGTCTTCCTCTTCGAGAAGATGATGCTATGCTGCAAGGAGGTCATGCCAGACAAGAAGTCGAAGAGTGGCAAGAACAACAACATGCTCCGCAAGGACAAGACTGCCAGCAAGGGCCAGCCAccacccaagcccaagctctCGTTAAAGGGGAGGATCTTTGTTTCCAACATTACGGACGCGAGGTTATTACCAGCGGGAGTCGACGAGCCGTTCGCGCCTCCAAAGGTGCGCATCATGTGGTCGGTGCCAACCACTCGGAATAACAACGAAGAATAcgtggtcgaggacgctTTCATCATGACTGGACGCAGCGAGGACCAGGTCAAGAAGTGGGCCGAGAAGATTGTCGAGCTTTCGGCCAAGGCGCGCCAGGACCAGTCGACACAGGAGTACATGCGTGCTCACCGCTCGCATATGCGCACCGACTCACATTCACGGTTGTCGGACTCGCAGCGAACGTTCTGGTCATCTGGGTTCGCTCCGACAACGCCAGGCACCGAGCACGCAACGTTCTTTGCGCCTCAAACACCCGCGCATCCCGGTTACAACACGCTccacgacgaggacgaggacaacgaCGAGCATCGATCATCACAACAGGACTCGCTCAATGGCCTCGCCATCTACGGTGTTCCAGGTGTCCCCTTCCCGTCCGCAAACAGGAGGGCGCAGAGCCAGCAGTCGATCCCGCCAGCGGCACAAGCAGAACTGCGCATGCGCGCGATGACGGAGGACCAGAACGGGCCAAGTATGACTCAGTGGAGGCAACATGCTCCACCCGTGCCTCACCTCCCTTCCGGTTCTGTCGCCAGCGATGCTTCGTGGGGCCACAGCGCTGGACAGTCGTACCGCCGGCAGCCTAGCCAGTCtggcggtgacgacgtCTACGGCGCCCCTAATGCCTACGGGCGCTACGACCAATACCCTGGGCGCGGACCGCGGCCACCACTTGTCAATATGCCACAACCCCTACGCAACCGCAGCACATCGTCGCCTAATGTCTACCAACCAAACGAGGCACCTCTGCCACCACTGCCACACAGCGCTGCTCTCAACGGCAAGTGGACCGGAGCCAACGGAACCCCGTATCCAACGGgttcctcgtcgtcgtcctcgactgGGTTGGCCTCGGCACCTCCTGGTGGCACGGCCATGTTCAATCGCCGCATGTCGGTTGGCAAGCGTTCGAGCCAGGAGTCGGAGACGACCGAGACCTCGGAGACGTCGAGCGGATCACCACGCACCCCATACACCAACGAGCGGCCAGGCGAGCCCCGGGGTGCCACACCAGTCTCGCGTCAGAACAGCCAGGACGCACCATCATTGGTGTACATCAAGGTCCGCTCTGGCGACGCCAACTTTGTCATCAGCATGCCATCGGACTCGTCGTTTGGCACGTTGCGTGAGAAGGTCGTCAAGAAGTTGCGTCTGTGCAGCGGACGCCACAGCTctgacggcgtcgacaagTTGATCAAGATCAAGTggctcgactcggacggcgacgagatTGCGATCAAGACTGACTCGGACGTCCAGGTCATGCTCATGGAGAGCACCGAAGGCCAGATCCAGCTGGTCGCCTTCTGA